The Mesorhizobium sp. B2-8-5 genome segment CGAGATAGTGCGCGAATTCCGCCCGCGACCGCAGCTGTCGAGAGGCCCGGTGTCTGATCAAGATGGCGCAGTCCATCGCCAGCCGGGAGGAACATAGGGAGGAGACAATGCAGTCGAGGAGCCTGTGCGCCGGCTTGGTCGCGCTTGCCGGATTCGCAGCCTGCGCTGGAGCGACATCCGGCCATGCCGAAGCCAAGAAGACCTACGCCATCTACCTTTCCAACAATTTTGTCGGCAATGACTGGCGCCAGCAAATGGAGCGCGTCGCCAATGTCGCGGTCAACAAGGGGCCGCTGAAAGGCCGCGTCGACCTCAAGATCGAAAATGCCGAAAACACGGTCCAGGCGCAGATCAATTCCCTGAACAACATCATTCGCCAGAAGCCCGACGCGATCCTGATCGACGCGTCGTCGGCCGAGGCTCTCAATCCAACGATCAAGAAAGCCTGCGACGCCGGCATAATCGTCGTCAGCTTCGACCAGACCGTGTCGACCGAATGCGCCTACAAGCTGCATTCCGACTTCGACATCATGGCCAACAACCAGGCCGAATGGATGGCCTCCATGCTCGGCGGCAAGGGCAAGGTCTTCATGGACCGGGGCCTCGCAGGCGCGCCGATATCCGAGCAGTTCGAAAAGAATTTCGGCGCCGTGCTCAAGAAATATCCCGGCATCGAGATCGTTGGCTATTTCAACGGCAACTACGCCGCAGGGCCCGAACAGGAGGGCGTGGCGAGCCTGCTCGCCGCGCACCCGGAGGTCGACGGCATCTTCTCGCAAGGCTACGGCACCGGCGCCATCAAGGCGCTGCAGAATGCCGACCGGCCGATGGTGCCGGTCGTCGCCGCCGCCTTCAACGGCACCGGCGTCAGCTGCGCCGAGACCAAGGGAGCGAAATGCTGGCTCGGCGCCAATCCGCCGTCCCTGTCCGCCGAAGCGATCAAGCTCGCCGTCGACATTCTCGATACCGGCAAGAAGCCGGCCGACACGACCGTGCTGTTCAATTCGCCCGGCCTGACCACGGATATGGTCGATGCCAAATACGCGCCGAATTCCTCGGCCGTGAAGATCGAACTCGGCAAGACCGTGTTCCCCGATCTGGCGCCGGGCCTTTCGCTGCCGGTATCGCCAAGCTGGGTGGAGATCACGCCCAAGGAGGCCTCGGGAAGCTGATTTGATGAGGGCAGGGGCACCGCATCGCGGCGCCACGATTTCGAAACGAAAAACGGGAGGAGAAAATCATGAAATTATTGAGCCGTTACACCGGCCTTGCAGCGCTTGCAGCCACCATGATGGTGGTTGGCATGCAGGCCGGCCATGCCGAAGACAAGAAACCCTACACCATCTATCTCTCCAACAATTTCGTCGGCAATGACTGGCGCCAGCAGATGGAGCGCGTCGCCACCGTGTCGGTCAACAAGGGGCCGCTGAAAGGCCGCGTTGACCTCAAGATCGAGAATGTCGAGAACACTGTACAGGCGCAGATCAACTCGCTGAACAACATCATCCGCCAGAAGCCGGACGCGATCCTGGTCGATGCCGGTTCGGATTCGGCGCTCAACCCCACCATCAAGAAGGCCTGCGACGCGGGCATCGTCGTCATCAGCTTCGACCAGGTGGTGACCGAGCCTTGCGCCTATGCCGTCGCTTCCGATTGGGACCGCATTCCCGCTGTCATGGCCGAGTGGATGGCCACCCAGCTTGGCGGCAAGGGCAACATCATCCTCGACCGCGGCCTCGCCGGCGCACCGATCTCGGCGCAATTGCAGGGTGGGTACGAAAAGGTGCTGGCCAAATATCCCGACATCAAGGTTGTCGGCTATTACAACGGCAATTACGCGCTCGGTCCGGAACAGTCCGGCGTGGCGGCACTGCTTGCCGCCAATCCGAAGATCGACGGCATCATGACACAAGGCTACGGTTCGGGCGCCATCCAGGCGCTGAAGGACGCCGGCCGGCCGATCGTCCCGGTCGTCGGCTTCTCCTACAATGTCGCGGCCGTCACCTGCGCGCAGACGCAAGGCGCCAAATGCATCCTCGGCTCGAATCCGGCCTATCTTTCCTCCGAAGCGATCAAGCTGGCGGTCGATATGCTGGACACCGGCAAGAAGCCGGCCGAACGCTCGGTGTCGGTCAAGGGTGATTTCGTGACGACCGATCCTTTCGAGTCGAAGCTTTATCCGGGCACCAAGATGATCAAGATCGCGGTCGGCGAAAATGCCTTCCCCGACCAGGCGCCCGGCCTGACACTGCCGATCACGCCCGATTGGGTCGAGATCACCGCCGCGGAAGCCGCTGGCAGCAAGTAACATCCGGTTCCACGATCCTGTCTCCCGGCATCGAGCGATGCCGGGAGACCTTTTCGAGCAATTCCAGGAAAAGTGTGAGCGGTTTTCCGTCCGGAATTGCGTAAAAACAAAGAGATAGAGCGGTTCGCTGTTTCCTTGAAACGGTGAAACGCTCTGGAAAGCGGCCCATGGATCTCGTCACCGTCAACGGTCTGTCAAAACGCTATGGCGGCATCGTCGCGCTGAGCGAAGCCGCATTCAGCGCCCGCGCCGGCGAGGTGCACGCGCTGCTCGGGGAGAACGGAGCGGGCAAAAGCACCTTCATCCAGATCCTGTCGGGAGCGGTGCAGCATGACGGCGGCTCCATCCTCGTCGATGGCCAGGACTATCGGCCCGCGAACCCGGATGCCGCGCAGGCGCGCGGCATTGCCGCCGTCTTCCAGGAACTGTCGCTCATCCCCGATCTCAGCGTCGAGCAAAACATCTGGTTCCGGCACGAGCCAAGGACATGGCTTGGTACCGTCAACCGCGCTGAAATGCGCCGCGGGACGCTGGCGCTTCTCGAAAAATACGATTTCCCGGCGCTGCGTCCCGAACAGGAATTGCGGCGGCTGACGCTGGCCGAACGGCAGATCGTCGAGATCGCCAAGGGCCTGGCCAAGGACCCGCGCATCCTCATCCTCGACGAGGCGACTTCGGCGCTGCCGGCGCGGGAGGCTGAATGGCTGTTGAAGCTCACCCGGCAACTGGCCGCCGAAGGCAGGCTGGTCATCTTCATCTCGCATCGCATGGCCGAGGTGCGCGCCATCGCAGACCGGCTGACGATCTTCCGCAATGGCAGCACTGTCGCCGCGCATGAGGCCGCTGCCGTTTCCGACGACGAGATCGTCACCCAGATGATCGGCCGGCATCTCGATCGGCTCTATCCCGAGCGCGTGCCGACGATGACGGATCGCGTCGCGCTCAAGGTCGCAAACCTCGCCAGCGGCAGCCGTCTCTCAGGGGTCGACTTTTCGCTTCGCGAGGGCGAGGTGCTCGGCGTCGGCGGCTTGCAGGGCCACGGCCAGCGCGAGCTGTTCCAGGCGCTGTTCGGCGCCACAAAGGCGAGCGGCACGATCGAGCTCTGGGGCAAGCCCGCGGCGATCGGCAATCCGCGCCAGGCGCTGACCGGCAAGGATGGCATCGCGCTGGTGCCGGAAGACCGGCGCGGCCAGGGCCTGCTCTTGACCAAGAGCGTACGCGAGAACCTGACGCTGTCGGTCATCAAGCGCTTCACCGAAAATGGCCTGCTCAGCCGGCAGAAGGAAGCGGCCCTGGTCAAGGAGATGGTCGATTTCCTGCGTATCAAGGCCGGCACGCCGGAACAGCTCGCCGGAACGCTGTCCGGCGGCAACCAGCAGAAGGTGATCTTCGGCAAGATGCTTCTGACGCAAGCGCGCGTGCTCCTGCTCTACGATCCTACACGCGGCGTCGATGTCGGCACCAAGGGCGAGATCTTCCAGCTGATGCGCGATCTCGCCGCCAAGGGCTACGCGATCCTGTTCCATTCGAGCGACATGCCAGAGCTCGTCCATGTCGCCGACCGCGTGCTGGTGATGCGCAACGGCCGTATCGCCGCGACGCTGGAGGGCGAGCATATTTCGGAGGAGGAAATCCTGCGCGCCGCCATGCTTGAAACCAGGACGGCCTGAGGCATGGTGATGTCCGCGGAGCAAACTGTGGAAAGGGCGCGAATGCCGGTGCGAACCAAGGACAGCAGGCCAGGCATGGATTGGCGCGGCCGCGCGCTCGACCGCGCGCCGTTCCTCGTCGCCTGCCTGATGCTGGCCTTGATCGTCGCCATCTATGGCAGCCTGCAGTCCGGCGTCTTCAGCCTGGACGAGCTCAATCTCGATACGGCGGCGGCGATGACGCTGATGCTGGCGGCAACCGGACAGACCATCGTTCTGGTGCGCGGCGGCATCGATCTGTCGATCGGCGGCATGATCAGCCTCGGCACGGTGATCGCGGCGACGCGTTTCACCGACGATCCTTCGACCACGGCGTTCTGGGCGCTGGCCATACTGGCGCTCGGTTTCCTCATCGGCGCGCTCAATGGCCTGCTGATCTCGCTGCTCAAGCTGCAGCCTTTCCTGGTGACGCTCGCTACCTGGTCGATCCTCAACGGCGTCGCCATGATCATCCTGCCGACCGATGGCGGCAGCGTTCCCGGTTGGTGGGTTGGTTTCGCCTCGGTGCAACTCCTCGGCCTGACCAGCCCGGTCTGGATGTTGCTGGCGCTGCTCGTGTTCTGGCGGTGGTTCCGTGCGACGCGCGTCGGCATCACCATCCAGGCCTCCGGCTCCAACGAGAAATCGGCGTTTCTGTCGGGGGTTTCCATCACCCGCGCCAACATCGTCACCTACGGCCTGTCAGGTCTGTTCGCCGCGGGCGCTGCGCTGTTTCTGATAACACAGACCGGCGCCGGTTCGCCGACCATAGGCAAGGACTACATCCTGCCTTCCGTGGCGGCCGCGGTCATCGGCGGCGTCAGCCTGTTCGGCGGTCGCGGCCATCTCGCCGGCACGCTGATCGGCGCTTTCGTGCTTACCCTCATCGGCAATCTGGTCTTCGTCCTGCACGTGTCGAGCTATTGGCAGCCGGTCGCGTCCGGCATCATCCTGCTGCTCTCGGTGCTCGCAAGCTCGATCGCCGAAAAGGCCGCGAGGAACCGCGTCCAATGAGCGCTTTCCTCGCCCGCAACCGCCTCATCGTGCTTGCCTATGCCGGCATGGTCGTGCTGCTCCTGGTCACGGCGATTTTCTCGCCTGGCTTCCTCTCGGTCTCCAACATGCGCTCGACGGTGGTGCTGGCGGCCTTCGTCGGTATCGTCGCGCTCGGCCAGACCTTCGTCATCATCGGCGGCGGCATCGACCTGTCGGTGCCCTGGGTGCTGAATTCCGCGGCGATCGTCATGGCGCTGCTCTGCGGCGGGCAGGACCTGCCGCTTATCTGGGTCATGCCGCTGCTGCTTGCCGGCGGCGCCTTCATCGGGCTCATCAACGGCGTCGGCGTCGCCCAGTTCGGCGTGCCGCCGATTATCATGACATTGGCCACCAATGTCATCCTGCAGGGCCTGATCCTGGTGCTGACCGGCGGTTCGCCGACGCCGTCCGCGCCGGCGCTGATCCAGTTCCTGTCGGTCGGGCGCATCGGCGGCTTCCCGGTCATAGCGCTGATCTGGCTCGCGCTGACGCTGGTCGCCACGCTGTTGCTCTCCAAGGCCGCGTTCGGGCGTCATCTCTATGCGCTGGGAACCAGCGCGACCGTCGCCGAATTCTCCGGCGTGCCGACCGCGCGCATCACCATTCTGACCTACGTCGTCTCCGGCCTCACCGCCGCTTTCGCCGGCATGCTTTTTACCGGCTATTCCGGCCAGGCCTATCTCGGCATGGGCGATGCCTATCTGTTCACCTCGATCGCGGCGGTCGCCATCGGTGGCGCTTCGATCCTCGGCGGCAGCGGGCATTATCTCGGCACCGTCGCTGGCGCCATGGTGCTGACCATCCTCACCGGGCTCTTACCGGCGCTCAACCTGTCGAGCGGCGCGCTACTCGTCGTCTACGGCGCGGTGATCCTGATCACCGTGTCGATCGGCAGCGAGACCTTCGCCGGGCTCGGCGGCAGAATTCGCGGCAGAAGGGCTTGAGCATGGTCGAAATCACTTGCGTCGTCGATGCCGAAGCAGAGCTGGGCGAGGGCACGCTCTGGGACCCTAAGGCCGGCGTGCTCTGGTGGATCGACATCTGGAAGAAGCTGATCCACCGCTACGACCCGTCGACCGGCAAAGACGAGGTGTTCGAGACGCCGGAATATCTCGGTTGCCTCGGCCTGCGCGAAAAAGGCGGCCTGGTGCTGACCATGACCGACGGTTTTCATTTCTTCGACCCTGCGACTGGTGTGTTCGAAGCGATCGTCGACCCGGAAGCGCATATGCCGAAGACCCGTTTCAATGACGGCAAGCCGGACCGGCAGGGGCGGTTCTGGTCAGGCTCGATGTTCGAGGTGCCTGGCAAGCCGATCGAATTCATCGGCGCGCTATACCGGCTCGATCCCGATCTTTCGGTGCACAAGATCATCGACGGCATCGGTTGCTCCAATGGGCTCGCCTGGAGCCCGGATTCGAAGACCATGTATTTCTCCGACAGCCATGCCGGCGCGGTGTGGGCCTATGATTTCGACCCCGCCACCGGCGACATCGAGAACCGCCGTACCTTCGTTGACATGACGGTCACCGGCGGCGTCGCCGACGGAGCTACGGTCGATGCCGAAGGCTGCTATTGGGTGACCATCCCGGTGACCAGCAAGGTCTGCCGCTACGATCCGACCGGCAAACTGATGCAGACGGTGCTCTTGCCGACCGACCTGCCGACCTGCTGCGAGTTCGGCGGCAAGGACCTCGATATCCTCTATGTCACCTCTGCCGTGCTCAAGCGTCCTGCCAGCCACTTCGTCGGCCAGAAGCATCCGGGCGGCCTGTTTGCGCTCGATGTCGGCGTCAAGGGTCTGACGCTGCCGACATTCAAGGGATAGCGCCGGCAATCTAGGCGCGACATCGCGGGCAGCGCCTCGACCTTGCGCGCCGAGATGGTCCCATCGCCATAAGCGGGTTGACATTCACAGCGCGGGGTGCGTGCCAGCCACCAGAGGAATTTTCCGCGATTTCGGTGTGCAGCTGGAAAACCGTTGGCGGTCATTCGCGGAATCTCCTTGAGGCTGGCGCGCGGATTGATCAGTTTGTCCCCAAGCAGGACCACTTGCCAGGCGGATAGTCGCGGCGGACAGGGAGAGAACAGCAATGCGCACCAAAACCAGCATCCGCGTCGTCGGCTGCCACGCCGAGGGCGAGATCGGCGATGTCATCGTGGGCGGCGTGCTGCCGCCTGCCGGCCGCACGATGATGGAGAAGATGATCACGATGGAACGCGATCACGACCATATCAGGCGCATGCTGATCTGCGAGCCGCGCGGCAGCGTTGCCCGGCATGTCAATCTCCTGGTGCCCTCGACGCGCGAGGATTGCGCCGCGGGCGCCATCATCATGGAGCCGACCGAATATCCGCCGATGTCCGGCTCCAACACGATCTGCGTCGCCACGGTGTTGCTCGAGACCGGCATGGTGCCGATGCAGGAGCCCGAGACGCGCTTCAAGCTGGATATGCCCGGCGGCGTCATCGAGGTGCGCGCCGAATGCAGCGACGGCAAATGCCTGTCGATCACGCTGCGCAATGCCCCCGCCTTCGCCGAGCGCCTCGATGCCAATATCGAGGTGGAAGGGCTCGGCACGATCAAGGTCGATATTGCCTATGGCGGCATGTTCTACGCGATTGTCGATGCGCCCGCGCTCGGCTTCTCGGTCACCCCCGACGAGGCCCGCGAATTGGCCGTGGCCGGCGAGAAGGTTCGCCGCGCGGCGCGCGAGCAGCTCGATGTCGTGCATCCGCAGTTCGACAATGTGCGCGGTGTGTCGATCGTGCAGTTCGCCATGCCGTTCCAGGGGCCAGGCAACGTCACGCGCAACACCTGCATCGTCTCGCCAGGACGCTCGGACCGCAGCCCGACAGGAACCGGCACCTCGGCCCGCATGGCCGTGCTGCAGGCGCGAGGCCAGATGAAGGCCGGCGAGGTGCTGATCCATGAATCGATCATCGGCTCGCGCTTCACCGGCAAGATCCTCGAACTTACCGAAGTCGGAGGGCGCAAGGCGATCGTGCCGCAGATAACCGGCAGAGCCTGGATCACAGGAGAGCACAACTACTATCTCGATCCGACGGATCCCTATCCGCAAGGCTATGTGCTGTCGGATACCTGGGGCACCTCGACTTCGGTGACGCAATAGAATTTCCTGCAGTGCGCCGGCTCGGATAACTCGAGCGCCCAGACGCTTCCAGCTTTTGGCCGGTGCGTTTGCGCTTGCAGAATGTCAGCGGACCTTGCAGGGAGGCGCCTGCTCTGATTCCCTGCGGTTGGTGGGGGTCGCCTGATTCGCGTGCTTGCTTCGGTTCCGCATGATCGTGCGGCGGAGCCGCAGGTGCCTTCGGTAGAAAGATGAGGAAATGACCGCCAAGCCGGAAATCCTGGAGATGAGGCCCAAGATCACCGTTGTCGGGGTCGGGGGCGCCGGCGGCAACGCCGTCAACAACATGATCGCCGAAGGGCTGCAGGGCGTCGAGTTCGTCGTCGCCAACACCGATGCCCAGGCGCTCACCATGTCGAAGTCGTCGCGGCTGATCCAACTGGGTGCGCATGTGACCGAGGGCCTGGGCGCCGGGTCCTTGCCCCAGGTCGGGAGCGCTGCCGCGGAAGAATCCATCGACGAGATCATGGATCATCTTGCGGGAACGCATATGTGCTTCATCACCGCCGGCATGGGCGGCGGCACGGGGACGGGTGCGGCGCCCGTGATCGCGCGTGCCGCGCGCGATGCCGGCATCCTGACGGTGGCCGTCGTCACCAAGCCTTTCGTGTTCGAAGGCAAGCGCAGGACGCAGGCGGCCGAGGAAGGCATCGAACGGCTTCGCGAGAGCGCCGATACCGTGATCGTCATCCCGAACCAGAACCTCTTCAGGGTCGCCGACGCCAGGACCACGTTCGCCGACGCCTTCGCCATGGCGGACCGCGTTCTCTACGCGGGTGTCGGCTGCATCACCGATCTCATCGTCAAGGAAGGCCTGATCAATCTCGATTTCGCCGACGTGAAGTCGGTGATGCGGGACATGGGCCGGGCGATGATGGGAACCGGCGAAGCCTCCGGGGAGGGGCGCGCCAAGATCGCGGCCGAGGCGGCGATCGCCAATCCGCTCCTCGATGAAGCTTCCATGTCCGGCGCCAGGGGGCTGCTCGTGTCGATCTGCGGCGGCATGGACATGACGCTGTTCGAGGTCGACGAAGCCGCGACGCGGATACGCGAAGAGGTCGACGCCGATGCCGACATCATCGTCGGCGCCATCTTCGACCAGGCATTGGCGGGAAAGTTCCGCGTGTCCGTCGTCGCGACGGGTCTGCGCAAGAGCGCCGACATCGCGCAATTCGAGCAGAGGATCGCCTGAGACCACGGCGCCTCACGGCTGCGCTGGCCCCCGACGGCACGATGCAATCGGGCCGATATCCGTTTCCGGCGGCGAACAATCACGACCGCATGGACCCATATCTGTCCAGTTTGGACAAATTCATCGGTCCGTTCGACAGGAGTCGATTTAAGTTCCGGCAGGGAGGAGTAGAACTTAGCGACGATCGATGGAGTGTCGCGCCCCCCGGGAGGACTATCTTGCTCTTTGCCGTCCACTGTCTCGACTATGCCGATGCGCTTGCTCGCCGGCTTGCCAATTACGATGCCCACAAGGCCTATCTTGCCGCCGGATCGGTCGCGACCGTAATCTCCGGGCCGCTGGTCGCTGCGGACGGTGCGACCATGATCGGCTCGCTCTTCGTGTTTTCCGCGGACAGCATCGAAGATGTGAAGGCGTTCAACGCCACCGACCCGTTCAATGCCGCCAATGTCTGGCAAAGCGTCAGCATCAATCCGTTCCTGCTGCGTGTCGATAATCGCGGCTGACGGGGAGAGGCTCGATGAAAAGCTTCGTCTATAATGGCCAGCCGGCGCGCGTCGTCTTCGGATCTGGCACCATTGCAAGGCTGCCGGAGGAGATCGACCGTCTGGGGCTGAAGCGTGTGCTCGTGTTGGCGACGCCGCCGCAGGAGACCGAAGCCCGGCGGCTTGCCGGTACGCTCGGCGGCACCGCGTCCGGTGTCTATGCCGGGGCGACGATGCATACGCCCGTGTCCGTGACCGAGGACGCGCTGCGGGTCGTGGCGGAACTCGAGGCCGACGGGCTGGTCGCGGTCGGCGGCGGCTCCACGACGGGCCTCGCCAAGGCGATCGCGTTGCGCACCGACCTGCCGCAGATCGTAATGCCGACGACCTATGCCGGCTCGGAAATGACACCCATCCTCGGCGAGACGAAGGATGGCGTGAAGGTCACCCAATCGAGCCCGCGCGTGCTGCCGGAAGTGGTCATCTACGACGTCGACCTGACGATGACGCTTCCCGCCGCGTTGTCGGGGACAAGCGGCATGAACGCCATCGCCCATGCGGTCGAGGCGCTCTACGCGAGGGAAAGCAACCCGGTTATAAACCTGATGGCCGCCGAGGCCATCGGCGCATTGGCGAGCGCCTTGCCGGTCATCGCCGAGAAGCCGCATGACCGCGATGCACGCTCCAAGGCGCTTTACGGCGCCTGGCTCTGCGGCATCTGCCTCGGCTCGGTCGGCATGGCGCTGCACCACAAACTTTGCCACACGCTGGGCGGCAGTTTCGATCTGCCGCATGCGGAGACCCATACGATCGTGCTGCCGCATGCGCTGGCCTATAACGCCCCCGCCATTCCGGCGGTCATGGAAACCCTGCGGGCCGTGCTGAAGACGAACGACCCGGCGACGGCTCTCTACGATCTTGCGGGCAGGATCGGCGCAAAGCGCGCCCTGTCTGAGATAGGCATGCCGTCCGACGGGATCGACACCGCGACGGACCGCGCGCTGGCCAATCCCTACTGGAACCCGCGGGCGCTGGAGCGGGAACCGATCCGGGCTCTTATCGCGCGCGCCTATGCCGGCGAGCCGCCGCAGGCCTGAGAACCCGAACGTCCCTGGAGGAGTTATCGCCATGACAGGCACCGCAGACGCCGCTCGACCGAAATATCCCTATTTCGAGGAAGAGACCTCGGTCGACGTGGTCAACGCGCGCATGGGGCCGGATGTCGACCCGCGCCTGCGGCAGGTGATGGGCGTGCTGGTGAAGCACCTGCACGCCGCCATCAAGGAGATCGAGCCGACGCATGAGGAGTGGCTGCAAGGCATCAAGTTTCTCACCGATGTCGGCAAGATGTGCTCCGACTGGCGGCAGGAATTCATCCTTCTTTCCGATACGCTTGGCGTTTCGATGCTTGTCGACGCGATCAATCACCGGCGTCCGAACGGCGCCACGGAAAACACCATCCTCGGACCGTTCTATGTGCCGGAGGCCCCGCGCTACGAGCACGGCGCTAACATCTGCCTCGACGGCAAGGGCGAGCCGATGGTGGTGCGCGGTCGCGTGCTCGACACGCAAGGCAAGCCGATCGCCGGCGCGCTGATCGATGTCTGGCAGACCAATGACGACGGCTTCTACGATGTCCAGCAGAAGGACATCCAGCCCGACTGGAATCTGCGCGGGGTCTTCACCGCCGACAAGAAGGGCGAATACTGGTATCGTTCGGTCAAGCCGCGCTACTATCCCATCCCCGACGACGGACCGGTCGGAAAGATGCTCGCCGCGCTCGGGCGTCATCCAAACCGGGCGGCGCATGTGCACTACATCGTCAGCGCGCCGGGTTACGATCCCGTCATCACCCACATCTTCGCGCCCGATTGCCGCTACCTCGCCGAGGACGCCGTCTTCGGCGTGAAGGATTCGCTGATCGCGGATTTCACCAAAGTCACCAACCCGGAAAAGGCGCGCGAGCTCGGTTTCGACGCTCCGTTCTGGTCCGTCGAATGGGATTTCGTCATGGCTCCCAAGACCGCCGGAACTT includes the following:
- a CDS encoding substrate-binding domain-containing protein encodes the protein MQSRSLCAGLVALAGFAACAGATSGHAEAKKTYAIYLSNNFVGNDWRQQMERVANVAVNKGPLKGRVDLKIENAENTVQAQINSLNNIIRQKPDAILIDASSAEALNPTIKKACDAGIIVVSFDQTVSTECAYKLHSDFDIMANNQAEWMASMLGGKGKVFMDRGLAGAPISEQFEKNFGAVLKKYPGIEIVGYFNGNYAAGPEQEGVASLLAAHPEVDGIFSQGYGTGAIKALQNADRPMVPVVAAAFNGTGVSCAETKGAKCWLGANPPSLSAEAIKLAVDILDTGKKPADTTVLFNSPGLTTDMVDAKYAPNSSAVKIELGKTVFPDLAPGLSLPVSPSWVEITPKEASGS
- a CDS encoding substrate-binding domain-containing protein, which translates into the protein MKLLSRYTGLAALAATMMVVGMQAGHAEDKKPYTIYLSNNFVGNDWRQQMERVATVSVNKGPLKGRVDLKIENVENTVQAQINSLNNIIRQKPDAILVDAGSDSALNPTIKKACDAGIVVISFDQVVTEPCAYAVASDWDRIPAVMAEWMATQLGGKGNIILDRGLAGAPISAQLQGGYEKVLAKYPDIKVVGYYNGNYALGPEQSGVAALLAANPKIDGIMTQGYGSGAIQALKDAGRPIVPVVGFSYNVAAVTCAQTQGAKCILGSNPAYLSSEAIKLAVDMLDTGKKPAERSVSVKGDFVTTDPFESKLYPGTKMIKIAVGENAFPDQAPGLTLPITPDWVEITAAEAAGSK
- a CDS encoding sugar ABC transporter ATP-binding protein, with amino-acid sequence MDLVTVNGLSKRYGGIVALSEAAFSARAGEVHALLGENGAGKSTFIQILSGAVQHDGGSILVDGQDYRPANPDAAQARGIAAVFQELSLIPDLSVEQNIWFRHEPRTWLGTVNRAEMRRGTLALLEKYDFPALRPEQELRRLTLAERQIVEIAKGLAKDPRILILDEATSALPAREAEWLLKLTRQLAAEGRLVIFISHRMAEVRAIADRLTIFRNGSTVAAHEAAAVSDDEIVTQMIGRHLDRLYPERVPTMTDRVALKVANLASGSRLSGVDFSLREGEVLGVGGLQGHGQRELFQALFGATKASGTIELWGKPAAIGNPRQALTGKDGIALVPEDRRGQGLLLTKSVRENLTLSVIKRFTENGLLSRQKEAALVKEMVDFLRIKAGTPEQLAGTLSGGNQQKVIFGKMLLTQARVLLLYDPTRGVDVGTKGEIFQLMRDLAAKGYAILFHSSDMPELVHVADRVLVMRNGRIAATLEGEHISEEEILRAAMLETRTA
- a CDS encoding ABC transporter permease, which gives rise to MPVRTKDSRPGMDWRGRALDRAPFLVACLMLALIVAIYGSLQSGVFSLDELNLDTAAAMTLMLAATGQTIVLVRGGIDLSIGGMISLGTVIAATRFTDDPSTTAFWALAILALGFLIGALNGLLISLLKLQPFLVTLATWSILNGVAMIILPTDGGSVPGWWVGFASVQLLGLTSPVWMLLALLVFWRWFRATRVGITIQASGSNEKSAFLSGVSITRANIVTYGLSGLFAAGAALFLITQTGAGSPTIGKDYILPSVAAAVIGGVSLFGGRGHLAGTLIGAFVLTLIGNLVFVLHVSSYWQPVASGIILLLSVLASSIAEKAARNRVQ
- a CDS encoding ABC transporter permease produces the protein MSAFLARNRLIVLAYAGMVVLLLVTAIFSPGFLSVSNMRSTVVLAAFVGIVALGQTFVIIGGGIDLSVPWVLNSAAIVMALLCGGQDLPLIWVMPLLLAGGAFIGLINGVGVAQFGVPPIIMTLATNVILQGLILVLTGGSPTPSAPALIQFLSVGRIGGFPVIALIWLALTLVATLLLSKAAFGRHLYALGTSATVAEFSGVPTARITILTYVVSGLTAAFAGMLFTGYSGQAYLGMGDAYLFTSIAAVAIGGASILGGSGHYLGTVAGAMVLTILTGLLPALNLSSGALLVVYGAVILITVSIGSETFAGLGGRIRGRRA
- a CDS encoding SMP-30/gluconolactonase/LRE family protein codes for the protein MVEITCVVDAEAELGEGTLWDPKAGVLWWIDIWKKLIHRYDPSTGKDEVFETPEYLGCLGLREKGGLVLTMTDGFHFFDPATGVFEAIVDPEAHMPKTRFNDGKPDRQGRFWSGSMFEVPGKPIEFIGALYRLDPDLSVHKIIDGIGCSNGLAWSPDSKTMYFSDSHAGAVWAYDFDPATGDIENRRTFVDMTVTGGVADGATVDAEGCYWVTIPVTSKVCRYDPTGKLMQTVLLPTDLPTCCEFGGKDLDILYVTSAVLKRPASHFVGQKHPGGLFALDVGVKGLTLPTFKG
- a CDS encoding proline racemase family protein; translation: MRTKTSIRVVGCHAEGEIGDVIVGGVLPPAGRTMMEKMITMERDHDHIRRMLICEPRGSVARHVNLLVPSTREDCAAGAIIMEPTEYPPMSGSNTICVATVLLETGMVPMQEPETRFKLDMPGGVIEVRAECSDGKCLSITLRNAPAFAERLDANIEVEGLGTIKVDIAYGGMFYAIVDAPALGFSVTPDEARELAVAGEKVRRAAREQLDVVHPQFDNVRGVSIVQFAMPFQGPGNVTRNTCIVSPGRSDRSPTGTGTSARMAVLQARGQMKAGEVLIHESIIGSRFTGKILELTEVGGRKAIVPQITGRAWITGEHNYYLDPTDPYPQGYVLSDTWGTSTSVTQ
- the ftsZ gene encoding cell division protein FtsZ translates to MTAKPEILEMRPKITVVGVGGAGGNAVNNMIAEGLQGVEFVVANTDAQALTMSKSSRLIQLGAHVTEGLGAGSLPQVGSAAAEESIDEIMDHLAGTHMCFITAGMGGGTGTGAAPVIARAARDAGILTVAVVTKPFVFEGKRRTQAAEEGIERLRESADTVIVIPNQNLFRVADARTTFADAFAMADRVLYAGVGCITDLIVKEGLINLDFADVKSVMRDMGRAMMGTGEASGEGRAKIAAEAAIANPLLDEASMSGARGLLVSICGGMDMTLFEVDEAATRIREEVDADADIIVGAIFDQALAGKFRVSVVATGLRKSADIAQFEQRIA
- a CDS encoding YciI family protein, which produces MLFAVHCLDYADALARRLANYDAHKAYLAAGSVATVISGPLVAADGATMIGSLFVFSADSIEDVKAFNATDPFNAANVWQSVSINPFLLRVDNRG
- a CDS encoding maleylacetate reductase → MKSFVYNGQPARVVFGSGTIARLPEEIDRLGLKRVLVLATPPQETEARRLAGTLGGTASGVYAGATMHTPVSVTEDALRVVAELEADGLVAVGGGSTTGLAKAIALRTDLPQIVMPTTYAGSEMTPILGETKDGVKVTQSSPRVLPEVVIYDVDLTMTLPAALSGTSGMNAIAHAVEALYARESNPVINLMAAEAIGALASALPVIAEKPHDRDARSKALYGAWLCGICLGSVGMALHHKLCHTLGGSFDLPHAETHTIVLPHALAYNAPAIPAVMETLRAVLKTNDPATALYDLAGRIGAKRALSEIGMPSDGIDTATDRALANPYWNPRALEREPIRALIARAYAGEPPQA